The nucleotide sequence TCAGACATTGGGGGGGGGTCAGACACTGCGGGGATGGGGCGTGCACACACTGGGGGGGCATGGCAGACACTGCGGGGGGTGTGGCAGACACTGGGGGGGCGTGGCAGACACTGCGGGGACAGGGCATGTCAGACACTGGGGGAACAGGGCGTGGCAGACACTGGGGGGTCAGACACTGGGGGGACAGGGCGTGGCAGACACTGGGGGGACGGGGCATGGCAGACACTGGGGGAACAGGGCGTGGCAGACACTGGGGGGGTCAGACACTGGGGGGACAGGGCGTGGCAGACACTGGGGGGACGGGCGTggcagcccctgctcctggcagtgggtgtggggctggccagggagcctgggcagccgCGGGAgaccagccccaggcagggagttCCCCAGGTCCGTGGGgcctgctgtggggagggagccaCAGGCCGGGGGGAGGTGAACCCCACCTTGGCCACGTCCTCGGGGCTCTGGCCCATGGCGGAGAAGATCTCGCGGGAGGCCGGCAGGTACACCTCCTGGAAGTAGCGCAGCGTGGCCGGGGTCGGTGCCGGGGAACTCGGAGCGGGACACGTCCTCCATCAGCTTCAGCTCGAAGTCCGTGTTCACCGGGCCCGGCTCCACCAGGGACACGCTGCGGGAAGCCGAGCCTCAGGGGCTGCGGGTGCTCGGCTCCggagcggggggccgggggggctccgagcgggggggccggggggggctccggacgcggggggccggggggggctccGGAGTGGGGGGCTGCGGGCGCTCGGCTCcggagcgggggccgggggggctccggagcgggggccggggggctccGGAGTGGGGGGCTGCGGGCGCTCGGCTCCggagcggggggccggggggggctccGGACGTGGGGGGCTGCGGCGGCGCTCGGCTCCggagcggggggccggggggggctccagagcggggggctgggggtctccggagtggggggctgcgggtgctcGGCTCCggagcggggggccgggggggggctccggagcgggggctggggggctccggagtggggggctgcgggtgctcGGCTCTggagcggggggccggggggctcccgagcgggggggctggggcaggatccAGAGCGGGGGGCTCCATGTAGtgggcagcctgagccccgcaccGAGCCCCCGAGGCGCATGGCAGCAGCAGGCCTGGCCTGGGGCTGGGCCCTGAGCCCTGtgctctggcctggcctggggagCAACTGAGGGCCCCCGGCCCGACCCTGGGCACccacccccccgggcccccccgggCCCCCGCCCACGGGCCCCCCCGGCACTCACAAGATGTGGAACTGGAGCAGCTGCACGGCCAGGCTCTCGCAGAAACCCTCCATGGCGAACTTGGAGGCGGCGTAGACGTCGTTGAACACGATGCCTGGGAGAGGGGGGGTGAACTTGGGGGGGGCAGTGTGCCTGGGGGGGCCATTGGGGTCCATTAACCCActtgcccccccacctccccctgcatcccccccacggccccctggcccccccgccccctgcatccccccacggccccctgccccctccccgacaCCCCCTCGCCGaacccccccgtgcccggcccccCGGGTGCTGCCGCccctcaccctgcagccccatgACACTGCTCATGACCACGATGTGACCGCTCCGGCGCAGCTTCATGCCGGGCAGCACGGCCCTGCACCATGCGCACGGCGCCGAAGAAGTTGGTCTCGAAGACGCGTTTCATCTCCGCGATGCTGATGCTCTCGATGGGCCCGATGAGCCCCACGCCCGCGTTGTTCACTGCGGGGGAGACGCTCAGAGCccctggcccccccagccctgctgagccCACGGCAACGCcgccccccgctgtccccccagctccccacagcccaggcccctgctgctcccccagctccccacagcccaggcccctgctgtcccccccagctccccacagcccagcgccccccgctgtcccccagctccccacagcccagccccctgctgctcccccagctccccacagcccagcgccccccgctgtcccccctccccacagcccaggcccctgctgctcccccagctccccacagcccagcccccctgctgtccccccagctccccacagcacagccccctgctgctcccccagctccccacagcccagcgccccccgctgtcccccctccccacagcacagccccccaGTGGTCCCCCCAGCCAGCGCCTCCTGCTGTCCCCGtccccacagcacagcccccctgctgtccccccagctccccccagcccagtgccctctACTGCCCcctgcttcccacagcacagccccctgctgtccccccagctccccggAGCACAGCCCCCTactgctcccccagctccccaggccagcgcccccgctgtcccccctccccacagcacagccccccactgtccccccccACGGCAcagcctccctgctgcccccagctccccctgcccagcgccccccatccacccacataccgtcccccccaaccccctgctgagccccccgcccccctgctccccccggcaGCGCCTCACCCAGCACGTCCACCCGGCGCTCGGGGATGCCGCCCAGGCACTGGGCCACCCGAGGCCTCGCTGCAGACGTCCAGGTGCCGGATGCTGAGGGTCCTGCCCAGGGCCGCGCCCGCCGCCTGCTCCAGCTTCTCCCTCTTCTGCAGGTCCCGCATGGTGGCGATGACTGGAGGGCGCAGCGGgtctgaggggagggggcgacacagggcccagccaggcccctggctcctcctgccccctgccccccaggcctggcacggcccctgcctgcccccccagcctgccactgcccccagccctgaccgCCTGCCAACCTGGCAcggcccccccttccctgcccccccagcctggcccagcccccccgccctgccACCCCAGCTGGCAcggccccccccttccctgccctcccagcctggcaccccccaccctgccccccagcctggcacccccaccctgcccccagcctggcacagcccccccgccctgcccccccagcctggcaccccccaccctgcccccccagcctgcacccccaccctgccccccagcctggcacagcccccccgccctgcccccccagcctgcacTCTCCATGCCTGCCACCCCAGCCTGGCAcggcccccccttccctgccctcccagcctggcaccccccaccctgccccccgaGCCTGGCATGGCCACTCTTCCTGCCCTGCTACCCCAGCCTGGAacagagcccctgccctgccccccagcctggctctccccccaccctgccaccccagcctggcacccccttaccctgcccccccagcctggcatggcccctcctcctcctgccacccAGCCTGGAACagaccccccccgccctgccccccccagccgggCACCAGACGGGGGAAGGCCTGGCCCAGAGCGGCGGGGTCAAGGGGCCAAGCCAGGATTCTCGATCCCTAAGAGGCTTTGGTGTCACGGTGCCTAATCCCCACGTTGCTGAGCCCTGGCATGTCTGCGGGGGTGGGCGCAGGGGGGCCTGCCCCATGCACCTGACTCTGCCAGCCCCATTGCCCGGCACGGGGGCACAGGAACAGGGGGGCAGCCCCGGTGCAGAGGCAGCTGCCTCCACCCAGCTGGCATTTGCTGGGCCAGGACCCGTGTTAGcgagtggggcggggctggggggtgttAGGGctgccggggggggtgggggagaggggtcacgccctggctgggctggcagCTCAGCTGCACGGGGTCGGGGGGGAGGTGTTATGCAAGTGCCCTCCCGGCGGCCCCACAATCTGCTCACCGGGATAATCCCCGGGGGATGGtgccagggaggggatggggcagggttgggctggaggggggcaccgggtgggggtggggcgctggctggggggcaccaggccacccccacagctgggCCTCACTGCAGCCCCCAATGCAAGGCCGTGCTGGGAGCCCGGGCGATGCTGGGCACAGAGGCTACTGCTGGCCCCCAGGGCTGGAAAAGCCCCCCCAGACTCTCCCTGCAGGGATCCCTAGTGCGGTGggggggcagctggagcagcgAATGGGCCCAGCAAGGCCTGGCAGCCCTGGGCACTGCACCCCCACGCACCCCGTTCTGCAGCCCTGGCCCCTGTGCCCCCTgcggctccccacagcccccccgcgCCTCGCAGCCCCTCACCCTGGAAGcgctgcccagggtcctgtgCCAGCTGCACGGCCAGGCGGAGCCCGATGCCCGAGGAGCAGCCCGTGATGAGCACCGTCCTCGGCCCGCGGTGCCCATGGCTGCACCGCCCGGCACCCAAAGGCTCTTATGGGATCAGACCCGGCGTCACGTGGGGCCAGGGATCAGCCAGTCCCCTGGCAGCCCTGAGCCCGGCGGGGCAGGGACGGGCGGGCTGAGGCctggccccctctcccctgcccctggacccccagcccctaccccccccggctcccatacccctgccccagcccc is from Eretmochelys imbricata isolate rEreImb1 unplaced genomic scaffold, rEreImb1.hap1 Scaffold_56, whole genome shotgun sequence and encodes:
- the LOC144258887 gene encoding LOW QUALITY PROTEIN: retinol dehydrogenase 8-like (The sequence of the model RefSeq protein was modified relative to this genomic sequence to represent the inferred CDS: deleted 3 bases in 3 codons) gives rise to the protein MRGRAGPKGDAGLDRAERGLRAGPGRRGTLGRAGLVPSTQWGPEQRRGAGDESDAAVQAWCPPLGAGRCSHGHRGPRTVLITGCSSGIGLRLAVQLAQDPGQRFQVIATMRDLQKREKLEQAAGAALGRTLSIRHLDVCSEASVAQCLGGIPERRVDVLVNNAGVGLIGPIESISIAEMKRVFETNFFGAVRMVRAVLPGMKLRRSGHIVVMSSVMGLQGIVFNDVYAASKFAMEGFCESLAVQLLQFHIFVSLVEPGPVNTDFELKLMEDVSRSEFPGTDPATLRYFQEVYLPASREIFSAMGQSPEDVAK